A genomic region of Barnesiella viscericola DSM 18177 contains the following coding sequences:
- a CDS encoding radical SAM protein, which produces MQTVLFHEIIYGPVHSRRLGISLGVNLLPTDGKICSFDCVYCECGYNAQGAGKSGLPSADQVEEVLKTRLQAMHAAGEKLDVITFAGNGEPTLHPQFEKIIDTTLYLRDHYYPEAKISVLSNATRIHDESVFRALNRVDNNILKLDSLRPETVALIDQPNDPHYDVNRVVCDLRRFSGNVIVQTMFLRGWHNGQRIDNTVEEELSPWLEALQYISPRSVMIYTIDRKTPEEALEKVSREELEQIASRVRELGIAVSVSA; this is translated from the coding sequence ATGCAGACGGTATTATTTCATGAAATTATTTACGGGCCGGTGCACAGCCGTCGTCTGGGTATATCGTTGGGTGTCAACTTGCTGCCTACCGACGGCAAGATCTGTTCGTTTGATTGTGTCTATTGCGAGTGCGGATACAATGCACAGGGGGCGGGCAAGAGCGGTTTGCCCTCGGCCGACCAGGTGGAAGAGGTGTTGAAAACCCGTTTACAGGCCATGCACGCTGCGGGCGAGAAGCTCGATGTGATTACCTTTGCCGGGAATGGCGAGCCTACGTTGCACCCTCAGTTCGAGAAGATCATAGATACCACGCTCTACCTGCGCGACCACTACTATCCCGAAGCTAAAATCAGCGTGCTCTCCAATGCCACCCGCATTCATGACGAGTCTGTATTCCGGGCATTGAACCGCGTAGACAACAATATACTCAAACTCGATTCGCTCCGCCCCGAGACGGTGGCTTTGATTGATCAACCCAACGACCCTCACTATGATGTGAACCGGGTAGTGTGCGACTTGCGGCGCTTCTCTGGCAATGTGATTGTGCAGACCATGTTCCTGCGGGGCTGGCACAACGGACAACGCATCGACAATACCGTCGAGGAGGAGCTCTCGCCCTGGTTGGAGGCATTACAATACATTTCGCCGCGTTCGGTCATGATTTATACCATCGACCGCAAAACGCCCGAAGAGGCGCTCGAAAAGGTCTCTCGCGAAGAGTTGGAGCAGATAGCCTCCCGGGTGCGCGAGTTGGGTATCGCCGTTTCGGTTTCGGCCTGA
- a CDS encoding InlB B-repeat-containing protein encodes MKKFTTFLFALCLASGVSTAWSEIKLTTSLEPGSNITLYPTPVASDGKVIVDWGDSVQKEYIVDGMITRNISGTQVGDTIRILSPMRSFDCSESHITSISIVNEPELTTLDCYNNEIERTNLDISGALNLETLNCYNNPKLMFLNLLEHKKLRILDCRHDKTDSSDPDDRGAITTILLPSEGGALESITAYNNDLSAIDLSGCPNLYYVNLEGNSLMEIDVTNLPELQQLDVRYNYIQSLDLTKNEKLEKLYCNDNYLTELNVFINTELMDLVCSNNQIKSLDLSANGNITNLSCDGNQLTKLNVSNMPRLKSLKCGNNQLTEIDLSQNNYLQKFWGQNNRFTFLDFYYNQGINTIDIRNNAGMTPCSLNYMYQTLSGLEKTSPNTNLWLEGSNAETSDTSLATELKWTVDVTGDGSATCGTVTATLIPSEMGTFTLSQPDLVSHELHAVENNTLESGVPTYITASTAEGYQVRYYEVNGQRINGNIFVATENVTVAAVFVPIADNNYIAIGVKNNTPLSFGISGIDPETEVEIDWGNGEIETIIIDNESIARLKGNSKGTTVKISGLIDYFDCSKNELTSLDVTHNATLATLDCYWNYITTLDLSNNPELTKLNCSYNEIGTLDLSNNPKLFSLTCYNCELASLDLSHNPELEEAVVKNNSLSSINLSNNTQLMLLDVQNNSQLGSIDVSMLTNLQELQCSSIGLTTLNVNHNTQLVRLTCSNNQLTTLDLSANTELERLFCDGNQLDPIDLSSNTKLNYLQCADNGMTACELNDLFYHLPVCATTPTNVNLFIAGISDKANEAETSETSIASKKGWKPSIDGDGSGCDVAYITIEPSENGSLELRNADNQVVNSGDKVAKNTTVTVTALPDEGYALRNAWVNGVAISNNSFVVKMASVVTAEFADASGIDETETNGVKVWSQPGVLKIEAEEAQAQVYTTSGSLVWEGRVINQRDLDLNQGIYIVKVHNASSTQSKKVVVK; translated from the coding sequence ATGAAAAAATTTACAACTTTCTTGTTTGCTTTGTGCCTCGCCTCGGGCGTATCGACGGCATGGAGTGAAATCAAACTTACCACCTCGCTCGAGCCGGGTAGCAACATCACGCTCTACCCCACCCCGGTGGCATCGGACGGTAAAGTAATCGTCGATTGGGGTGACAGTGTTCAAAAAGAATACATCGTAGACGGTATGATTACACGTAACATAAGCGGCACCCAGGTGGGTGACACGATACGGATACTCTCGCCCATGCGTTCGTTCGACTGCTCCGAATCGCACATTACCTCGATTTCGATTGTCAACGAACCCGAATTGACCACCCTCGATTGCTACAACAACGAGATAGAACGTACCAATCTCGATATTTCGGGTGCACTGAATCTCGAAACCCTCAACTGCTACAACAATCCCAAGCTGATGTTCCTGAACCTGTTGGAACACAAAAAACTGAGAATCCTCGACTGCCGGCACGATAAAACCGACTCATCTGATCCCGACGACCGGGGTGCCATCACCACCATCTTACTCCCCAGCGAAGGCGGTGCTCTGGAATCGATTACGGCCTATAACAACGATTTGAGTGCCATCGACCTCTCGGGTTGCCCCAACCTCTATTACGTCAACTTGGAGGGTAACTCCCTGATGGAGATCGATGTGACCAACCTGCCCGAACTGCAACAGCTCGATGTGCGTTACAACTATATTCAATCGCTCGACCTGACCAAAAACGAAAAACTCGAAAAACTCTACTGCAACGACAACTACCTGACCGAGCTGAACGTATTTATCAATACGGAGCTGATGGACCTGGTGTGCAGCAACAACCAGATAAAGAGCCTCGACCTCTCGGCCAACGGCAACATCACCAATCTGTCGTGCGACGGTAACCAGCTGACCAAGTTGAACGTATCGAACATGCCCCGATTGAAATCGCTCAAATGCGGTAACAACCAACTGACCGAAATCGATTTGAGCCAGAACAACTATCTGCAAAAATTCTGGGGACAAAACAACCGCTTCACCTTTCTCGATTTCTACTACAACCAGGGTATCAACACCATCGATATTCGCAACAATGCCGGTATGACCCCGTGCAGCCTCAACTACATGTACCAGACACTCTCAGGTCTGGAAAAGACCAGTCCCAACACCAATCTCTGGCTCGAAGGCAGCAACGCCGAGACCAGCGACACCTCGCTTGCTACCGAATTGAAATGGACTGTCGATGTAACGGGCGACGGCAGCGCCACCTGCGGCACGGTAACGGCTACCCTCATACCCTCGGAGATGGGTACCTTCACCCTCTCGCAACCCGACCTGGTTTCACACGAACTGCACGCTGTGGAAAACAACACGCTCGAATCGGGTGTACCTACCTATATCACCGCCTCGACGGCCGAAGGTTACCAGGTACGCTACTACGAAGTAAACGGCCAACGCATCAACGGTAACATATTCGTCGCTACCGAAAATGTAACCGTGGCAGCCGTATTCGTCCCCATAGCCGACAACAACTACATTGCCATAGGGGTAAAGAACAACACTCCCCTCTCGTTTGGCATAAGCGGTATCGACCCCGAAACCGAAGTGGAGATCGACTGGGGTAACGGCGAGATAGAGACCATCATTATCGACAACGAATCGATTGCACGCCTCAAAGGTAATTCCAAAGGGACAACCGTAAAAATAAGCGGTTTAATCGACTACTTCGACTGCTCGAAAAACGAACTGACTTCGCTCGACGTAACCCACAACGCTACACTGGCTACTCTCGACTGCTATTGGAACTACATCACCACACTCGACCTCTCGAACAACCCCGAACTGACCAAACTCAACTGCTCCTATAACGAAATCGGTACGCTCGACCTCTCGAACAACCCGAAGCTCTTCTCGCTCACCTGTTACAACTGCGAATTGGCTTCGCTCGACCTGTCGCACAATCCCGAACTCGAAGAGGCTGTTGTCAAGAATAACTCACTCTCGTCCATCAACCTGTCCAACAATACCCAACTGATGTTGCTCGACGTGCAAAACAACTCGCAACTGGGCTCGATCGACGTGAGCATGCTCACCAACTTGCAAGAGTTACAATGCAGCAGCATAGGATTGACCACCCTCAACGTGAACCACAACACCCAGCTGGTGCGGCTCACCTGCTCGAACAACCAGCTCACCACGCTCGACCTCTCGGCCAACACCGAGCTCGAACGTCTCTTCTGCGACGGCAACCAGCTCGACCCCATCGACCTGTCAAGCAACACGAAACTCAATTACCTCCAATGTGCCGACAACGGCATGACAGCCTGTGAACTCAACGACCTTTTCTACCACCTGCCGGTTTGTGCCACCACACCGACAAATGTCAATCTCTTCATAGCCGGTATCAGCGACAAGGCTAACGAAGCCGAAACCAGCGAGACCTCCATCGCCTCGAAAAAAGGCTGGAAACCCTCTATCGATGGCGACGGTAGCGGTTGCGACGTGGCCTACATCACCATCGAACCCTCGGAGAACGGTTCACTGGAACTGCGCAACGCCGACAACCAGGTGGTGAACTCGGGCGACAAGGTGGCCAAGAACACGACTGTGACTGTCACCGCCCTGCCCGACGAAGGTTACGCTTTGAGAAACGCATGGGTCAACGGTGTAGCCATAAGCAACAATTCGTTTGTAGTGAAGATGGCTTCGGTAGTAACGGCCGAATTTGCCGACGCATCGGGCATCGACGAGACAGAGACCAACGGCGTGAAGGTATGGAGCCAACCCGGTGTACTTAAAATCGAAGCCGAAGAGGCCCAGGCCCAAGTCTACACCACCAGCGGCAGCCTCGTGTGGGAAGGCCGTGTAATCAACCAACGCGACCTCGACCTTAACCAAGGTATCTATATAGTAAAAGTTCATAACGCAAGCTCGACACAAAGCAAAAAGGTGGTTGTGAAATAA
- a CDS encoding tetratricopeptide repeat protein has protein sequence MEERHIPDSAIILYHQALKQLDKAPNDTLQGDIYNRLGDLLLDHNLYETACDSYQQAVVVSQGLDDKSNLSHAYRGLGKYHFLYKDRDSVLFYFEKPLQFFNQIKNQEEQSSVYNNLASAYKQQSNIDKALACNARALSLTRDEVKRLRNYAVRGQLFALQMQYDSALFYLEQASHSRETSVKASAYFKLADLPEEAGIADSLKYRYLQEAYRLSDSIENSAVSHQIDRQEHLRITADLKEKSHTRLLVAITICVVAVLLLSVAVFLFYRRHLRRRNEQLFAHKWKKQEARAQENESRELQLIDIIRKVGEGCSRDFKATPAYSLWYPKISSGKESLSYDEQKQFQTLVVKAFDPYLKQLSNVVPLTGNDAFLCALIQLGFSTRECATCRGISNETIRSQRTRIRKKIPENFLEQGLGTVILGEENLSKR, from the coding sequence ATGGAAGAACGTCATATACCCGATTCGGCCATAATCCTCTACCATCAGGCTCTTAAACAACTGGACAAGGCGCCAAACGATACCTTGCAGGGTGATATATACAACCGGTTGGGCGACCTGCTGCTGGACCACAACCTCTACGAAACGGCCTGTGACAGCTACCAGCAAGCCGTGGTGGTGTCGCAGGGTCTCGACGACAAAAGCAACCTTTCGCACGCCTATCGGGGATTGGGCAAATATCATTTTCTCTACAAAGACCGCGACAGCGTGCTGTTCTACTTTGAAAAACCGCTCCAATTCTTCAACCAGATCAAGAACCAGGAGGAACAATCGTCGGTCTACAACAACCTGGCCAGTGCCTACAAACAGCAAAGCAACATCGATAAAGCCTTAGCCTGCAACGCCCGAGCCCTGTCGCTTACTCGCGACGAAGTGAAACGCCTGCGCAACTATGCCGTACGGGGACAGCTCTTTGCCTTGCAGATGCAATACGATTCGGCTCTCTTCTACCTCGAACAGGCCAGCCACAGCCGGGAGACCTCGGTGAAGGCTTCGGCCTATTTCAAACTGGCCGACCTGCCCGAAGAGGCGGGCATTGCCGACTCGCTCAAATATCGTTACCTGCAAGAGGCCTACCGACTCTCCGACTCGATTGAAAATTCGGCCGTATCCCACCAGATAGACCGTCAGGAACATCTGCGCATCACCGCTGACCTGAAAGAGAAAAGCCACACGCGCCTCCTCGTTGCCATAACGATATGCGTGGTGGCGGTGCTGCTGCTCTCGGTGGCGGTATTCCTCTTCTACCGTCGTCATTTAAGACGCCGCAACGAACAGTTGTTTGCTCACAAATGGAAGAAACAGGAGGCCCGGGCCCAGGAGAACGAGAGCCGCGAATTGCAGCTTATCGACATCATTCGCAAGGTCGGCGAAGGGTGCAGCCGCGACTTCAAGGCCACCCCCGCCTACTCGCTCTGGTACCCGAAGATAAGTTCGGGAAAAGAGTCGCTCAGCTACGATGAGCAAAAACAGTTTCAAACCCTGGTGGTCAAGGCGTTCGACCCCTACTTGAAACAGCTCTCCAACGTAGTGCCGCTTACGGGAAACGATGCATTTCTGTGCGCCCTGATTCAGTTGGGCTTCTCGACCCGGGAGTGTGCAACCTGCCGGGGCATCAGCAACGAGACCATTCGTTCGCAACGTACCCGTATCCGAAAAAAAATACCCGAAAACTTTTTGGAACAGGGTTTGGGCACCGTCATTTTGGGTGAAGAAAATCTTTCAAAACGTTAA
- the nadA gene encoding quinolinate synthase NadA, translated as MFDVDISKGYVDMPVPEGVDLVAEIEKMKREKNAVVLAHYYQSGDIQDIADYVGDSLALAQWAAKTDASILVLCGVHFMGETAKIICPDKKVLIPDLNAGCSLADSCPADAFAEFVKQHPGYKVISYVNTSAAVKAHTDVVVTSSNAKQIVESFPADEKLIFGPDKNLGNYINGVTGRHMLLWDGACHVHSQFSLEKIVALKKQYPDALLLAHPECKRDILLVADKVGSTAALLRFATQSDCKRFIVATESGILHEMKKNNPDKEFIPAPPDDSTCGCSECNFMRLNTMKKLYNTLKYELPEIVVDEAIAREAIKPIRRMLDISASLGI; from the coding sequence ATGTTCGATGTAGATATCTCAAAAGGTTATGTGGATATGCCCGTTCCCGAGGGTGTAGACTTGGTAGCCGAAATCGAGAAGATGAAACGAGAGAAGAATGCCGTTGTGCTGGCTCACTACTACCAGTCGGGCGATATACAGGATATTGCCGATTACGTGGGCGATTCGTTGGCTCTGGCCCAATGGGCGGCCAAGACAGATGCTTCGATACTGGTGCTTTGCGGTGTACACTTCATGGGCGAGACGGCCAAGATCATCTGTCCCGACAAGAAAGTGTTGATACCCGACCTAAATGCCGGTTGCTCGTTGGCCGACAGTTGTCCAGCCGATGCCTTTGCCGAGTTTGTGAAACAGCACCCCGGCTACAAGGTAATCTCCTATGTGAACACCTCGGCTGCCGTGAAGGCCCACACCGATGTGGTAGTCACCTCGTCGAACGCCAAACAGATTGTCGAGAGCTTCCCGGCCGATGAAAAGCTCATATTCGGTCCCGACAAGAACCTGGGAAATTACATCAACGGCGTGACGGGTCGCCACATGTTGTTGTGGGACGGTGCCTGTCATGTGCATTCGCAATTCTCGCTCGAGAAGATCGTGGCGTTGAAAAAACAGTATCCCGATGCCCTGTTGCTGGCTCACCCCGAGTGCAAGCGCGATATTCTGCTTGTTGCCGACAAGGTGGGTTCGACGGCAGCCTTGTTGCGCTTCGCCACCCAGTCGGATTGCAAACGCTTCATTGTGGCTACCGAATCGGGTATTCTGCACGAGATGAAGAAAAACAATCCCGACAAGGAGTTTATCCCGGCACCTCCCGACGACAGCACCTGCGGTTGCAGCGAATGCAACTTCATGCGGTTGAACACGATGAAGAAGTTGTACAACACCCTCAAATACGAGTTACCTGAGATTGTGGTCGACGAAGCCATAGCCCGAGAGGCCATCAAACCCATACGACGCATGCTCGACATATCGGCTTCGCTGGGAATTTAA
- a CDS encoding RNA methyltransferase: MKKKSILDLHRVSQEEFKHLEKIPLVVVLDNVRSLNNIGSVFRTADAFKVDCIYLCGITATPPHTDIHKTALGAEDSVDWIYESDTCTVVDKLLAAGYEVYAIEQVEGSISLTDIELDKHKRYAVVLGNEVKGVQQSVVDKCTGSIEIPQFGTKHSLNVSVTAGLVIWDFFKQLGL; the protein is encoded by the coding sequence ATGAAGAAAAAGAGTATTCTTGACTTGCACAGAGTTTCGCAAGAGGAGTTTAAGCATCTTGAAAAGATACCGTTAGTGGTCGTACTGGACAACGTACGCAGCTTGAACAACATCGGGTCGGTATTCCGCACGGCAGATGCTTTCAAAGTCGACTGTATATACCTGTGCGGTATTACGGCCACTCCTCCTCATACCGATATACACAAGACCGCTCTGGGAGCCGAGGATAGCGTCGATTGGATTTATGAGTCAGATACCTGTACCGTTGTTGATAAGTTGTTGGCTGCCGGTTACGAGGTCTATGCCATCGAGCAGGTGGAGGGGAGTATCAGCCTCACCGACATCGAGTTGGATAAACATAAACGGTATGCCGTTGTCTTGGGTAACGAGGTGAAGGGTGTTCAACAGTCGGTGGTTGACAAGTGTACGGGAAGCATCGAGATACCCCAATTCGGTACCAAACACTCGTTGAATGTGTCGGTAACGGCCGGTCTGGTAATTTGGGATTTTTTCAAGCAGTTGGGATTATAG
- a CDS encoding fumarate reductase → MWLSNSSIGRKVVMSVTGLFLVLFLTFHMCMNLVALISHDGYNAVCEFLGANWYALIGTVIIAAGAVIHIIYAFWLTLQNRKARGNDRYLVNTRPQTVEWASQNMLVLGIIVLLGLALHLFNFWYKMQLNEILGHMPGVNPQDGIALIQQTFSNPVYVVLYLIWFVALWFHLTHGFWSAIQTLGINNHVWFNRWKCISNIFATIICLGFIVVAISFYVMSLTCC, encoded by the coding sequence ATGTGGTTAAGTAACTCGTCCATAGGGCGAAAAGTAGTCATGAGTGTGACAGGACTCTTTCTCGTCCTATTTTTAACGTTTCACATGTGTATGAACTTAGTGGCGTTAATCAGCCACGACGGCTACAATGCAGTATGCGAATTCCTGGGAGCTAACTGGTATGCTCTGATAGGAACTGTCATCATCGCCGCCGGAGCTGTGATTCACATCATCTACGCCTTCTGGCTGACCTTGCAAAACCGGAAAGCCCGTGGTAACGACCGCTATCTGGTCAACACACGTCCGCAAACCGTAGAATGGGCCTCGCAGAACATGCTCGTGCTGGGTATCATCGTCTTGCTGGGCTTGGCGTTGCACCTCTTCAACTTCTGGTACAAGATGCAGCTCAATGAGATTCTGGGTCACATGCCCGGTGTAAATCCCCAAGATGGTATCGCGCTGATACAACAGACGTTCAGCAATCCGGTTTACGTAGTGCTTTACCTCATTTGGTTTGTAGCTTTGTGGTTCCACCTCACCCACGGATTCTGGAGCGCTATCCAAACTCTGGGTATCAACAATCACGTATGGTTCAACCGCTGGAAATGCATCTCCAACATTTTCGCAACCATCATCTGCCTGGGCTTTATCGTAGTGGCCATCTCGTTCTATGTAATGAGCCTGACCTGCTGCTAA
- a CDS encoding DUF4294 domain-containing protein yields the protein MKRGLFILFLFLFLAVPGLRAQVFQEEHPAYKHFYRVIIDNDTVPMIGLRTFYVFPPEKFKNKKQEKFYWKTVRDVKKTLPYAKLIYAIFIETYEYMETLPDDKAREEHMKRMEKEVFHQYKPVLKKFTLSQGKMLIKLINRECNQSSYELIKAFLGSFRANFWQFFGKMFGASLKTDWQPEGKDKTIERICILVEQGSL from the coding sequence ATGAAGAGAGGATTATTCATATTGTTTCTTTTTCTCTTTCTGGCAGTTCCGGGTTTGCGGGCCCAGGTATTCCAGGAAGAACACCCGGCCTATAAACATTTCTACCGGGTCATCATCGACAACGACACGGTACCGATGATTGGCCTGCGTACCTTCTATGTATTCCCGCCCGAGAAATTCAAAAACAAAAAGCAGGAGAAATTTTACTGGAAGACAGTGCGCGATGTGAAAAAGACCCTACCCTATGCCAAACTGATTTATGCCATCTTTATCGAGACTTATGAATATATGGAGACTCTGCCCGACGACAAAGCCCGCGAGGAACACATGAAACGCATGGAAAAAGAGGTTTTCCACCAATATAAACCGGTGTTGAAAAAGTTTACCCTTTCGCAGGGAAAGATGCTTATCAAGTTGATTAACAGAGAGTGTAACCAGTCGTCCTATGAGTTGATAAAGGCATTTCTGGGCAGTTTCAGAGCCAACTTCTGGCAATTCTTTGGCAAGATGTTCGGCGCTTCGCTCAAAACCGACTGGCAGCCCGAGGGCAAGGACAAGACTATCGAACGCATCTGCATTCTGGTCGAACAGGGTTCGCTATAA
- a CDS encoding fumarate reductase/succinate dehydrogenase flavoprotein subunit, protein MATIDSKIPEGPLAEKWTNYKAHQKLVNPANKRRLDIIVVGTGLAGGSAAATLGELGFNVLNFCIQDSPRRAHSIAAQGGINAAKNYQNDGDSVYRLFYDTIKGGDYRAREANVYRLAEVSNNIIDQCVAQGVPFAREYGGQLANRSFGGAQVSRTFYAKGQTGQQLLLGAYAALNRQVKKGTVKQYTRYEMLDLVIIDGRARGIIARNLVTGEIERFAAHAVVIATGGYGNVYFLSTNAMASNGSVAVQCYHKGAYFANPAYAQIHPTCIPVHGEFQSKLTLMSESLRNDGRIWVPKKKEDAAAIRAGKLKPTDIKEEDRDYYLERRYPAFGNLVPRDVASRAAKERCDAGYGVSPSGYAVYLDFKESIERLGKQAIQGLDHHEIEKLGGEAAAIQKKGKEAVASRYGNLFQMYEKIVDQNPYETPMMIYPASHYTMGGIWVDYELMTSIPGLFAIGEANFSDHGANRLGASALMQGLADGYFVLPYTIQNYLSDQIQVPRFSTDLPEFVEAEKAVKARIARLMNIKGKRSVDSIHKELGHIMVEYVGMGRNKAGLETALKKIDEVKKEFYTNVRIPGEANTLNVELEKALRVEDFLEIGKLMALDALNREESCGGHFREEYQTEDGEAKRDDEHFMYVSCWKYQGEDKKPELLKEELKYEAIKVQQRNYKK, encoded by the coding sequence ATGGCTACAATAGATTCTAAAATACCCGAAGGCCCCTTGGCTGAAAAGTGGACCAATTATAAAGCTCACCAAAAATTGGTGAACCCGGCCAATAAACGTCGTCTCGACATCATCGTCGTAGGTACGGGTCTGGCCGGTGGCTCGGCTGCCGCTACGCTAGGCGAGCTGGGATTCAACGTGCTGAACTTCTGCATTCAGGATTCGCCCCGTCGTGCTCACTCGATTGCCGCACAAGGCGGTATCAACGCTGCCAAAAACTATCAGAACGACGGTGACTCGGTATACCGTCTCTTCTACGATACCATCAAGGGTGGTGACTACCGTGCCCGCGAGGCTAACGTTTATCGTCTGGCCGAGGTATCGAACAACATCATCGACCAATGCGTGGCACAAGGCGTACCTTTCGCCCGTGAATACGGCGGCCAGTTGGCCAACCGTTCGTTTGGCGGTGCCCAGGTATCGCGTACCTTCTACGCCAAAGGTCAAACGGGACAACAGCTGCTGCTCGGCGCCTACGCCGCCCTCAACCGTCAGGTAAAGAAAGGTACCGTAAAACAATATACCCGCTACGAAATGCTCGACCTCGTCATCATCGACGGCCGTGCCCGCGGTATCATTGCCCGCAACCTAGTGACCGGTGAAATCGAACGCTTTGCCGCTCACGCCGTGGTTATCGCCACCGGTGGATACGGTAACGTATACTTCCTCTCGACCAACGCCATGGCATCGAACGGTTCGGTAGCCGTACAGTGCTACCACAAGGGTGCCTACTTTGCCAACCCCGCCTATGCTCAGATTCACCCTACCTGTATCCCGGTACACGGCGAGTTCCAATCGAAACTGACGCTGATGTCGGAGTCGCTGCGTAATGACGGTCGTATCTGGGTTCCCAAAAAGAAAGAAGATGCTGCCGCTATCCGCGCCGGCAAACTGAAACCGACCGATATCAAGGAAGAAGACCGCGACTACTACCTGGAACGTCGTTATCCGGCATTCGGTAACCTCGTGCCCCGCGACGTGGCTTCGCGTGCCGCCAAAGAGCGTTGCGACGCCGGTTATGGTGTAAGTCCCTCGGGTTATGCCGTATACCTCGACTTCAAAGAGAGTATCGAGCGTCTGGGTAAACAGGCTATCCAAGGTCTCGACCACCACGAAATCGAAAAACTGGGAGGCGAAGCTGCTGCTATCCAAAAGAAAGGTAAAGAGGCTGTGGCCAGCCGCTACGGCAACCTGTTCCAGATGTACGAGAAGATCGTAGACCAGAACCCCTACGAAACGCCTATGATGATCTATCCCGCATCGCACTACACGATGGGAGGTATCTGGGTAGACTATGAGTTGATGACCTCTATCCCCGGTCTGTTCGCCATCGGCGAAGCCAACTTCTCGGACCACGGTGCCAACCGTCTGGGTGCATCGGCTCTGATGCAAGGTTTGGCCGACGGTTACTTCGTATTGCCCTACACGATTCAGAACTACCTCTCCGACCAGATTCAGGTTCCCCGCTTCTCGACCGACCTGCCCGAGTTCGTAGAGGCCGAAAAGGCTGTCAAGGCCCGTATCGCCCGACTGATGAACATCAAGGGTAAACGTTCGGTTGACTCGATTCACAAAGAGCTGGGCCACATCATGGTCGAGTATGTAGGTATGGGTCGTAACAAAGCCGGACTCGAAACCGCACTCAAGAAAATCGACGAGGTGAAGAAGGAATTCTACACCAACGTACGTATCCCGGGCGAAGCCAATACGCTGAACGTGGAGCTCGAAAAGGCTCTGCGCGTAGAGGACTTCCTCGAAATAGGCAAGTTGATGGCTCTCGACGCTCTCAACCGCGAAGAGTCTTGTGGTGGCCACTTCCGTGAAGAGTATCAAACCGAAGACGGAGAGGCTAAACGTGACGACGAACACTTTATGTATGTAAGCTGCTGGAAATACCAAGGCGAAGATAAAAAGCCCGAACTATTGAAGGAAGAACTGAAATACGAGGCTATCAAGGTTCAACAACGTAACTACAAGAAATAA
- a CDS encoding succinate dehydrogenase/fumarate reductase iron-sulfur subunit, with amino-acid sequence MEKTINITLRIWRQKGPKEKGRFETYKLNGVSTDSSFLEMLDLLNEQLINEGKEPVVFDHDCREGICGMCSLYINGHPHGPDTSVTTCQLHMRKFNDGDVITVEPWRSAGFPVIRDLMVDRRAFDKIQQAGGYISINTGGAQDANAIPISKEAADEAMDSATCIGCGACVAACKNGSAMLFVSAKVSQYALLPQGRVEAAARARAMVAKMDELGFGNCTNTGACAAECPKNISLTNIARLNREFICAKLKD; translated from the coding sequence ATGGAAAAAACAATCAATATAACACTCAGAATTTGGCGCCAAAAAGGTCCCAAAGAAAAAGGTAGATTTGAGACTTATAAACTCAACGGTGTATCTACCGACAGCTCTTTCCTCGAAATGCTCGACTTGCTCAACGAGCAACTCATCAACGAGGGCAAAGAGCCCGTAGTTTTCGATCACGACTGCCGCGAAGGTATCTGCGGCATGTGCTCGCTCTATATCAACGGACACCCCCACGGACCCGACACCAGCGTAACGACCTGCCAGTTGCACATGCGTAAGTTCAACGATGGCGACGTAATCACGGTTGAGCCGTGGCGTTCGGCCGGCTTCCCCGTAATCCGCGACCTGATGGTAGACCGTCGTGCCTTCGACAAAATCCAACAAGCCGGTGGTTATATCTCGATCAACACGGGTGGTGCACAAGACGCCAACGCAATTCCCATCTCGAAAGAGGCTGCCGACGAGGCTATGGACTCGGCTACCTGTATCGGTTGCGGTGCCTGCGTTGCTGCCTGCAAGAACGGTTCGGCCATGCTCTTCGTATCGGCCAAGGTTAGCCAGTATGCCCTGCTGCCGCAAGGCCGCGTAGAGGCTGCCGCCCGTGCTCGTGCCATGGTAGCCAAGATGGACGAACTGGGATTCGGTAACTGCACCAACACCGGTGCCTGCGCTGCCGAGTGCCCCAAGAACATCTCGCTCACCAACATCGCCCGCTTGAACCGTGAGTTCATCTGCGCCAAACTGAAAGACTAA